The segment TAACGGCCATTTGAAATTACTGCGGGAAAGAATCATTGAGAATCGTACCGGCGGATGGATGACATACATTTTATGTAACAATTCAGGCCAGCTTGAAAGATTGGACGAACTTCTTGATACCGAGCAAACCGCTTCGGGTGTGGATTACAAAGTCGGTATCGGAGAATTGCATGAAGGATTTTATTTTGAAGCGAGCCGTATTGCGCTTTATACGGATCACCAGATTTTCGGACGTGTCAAACGTCACCGTCCGCACCGGCGTTTTAAAAGCGCCCAGGCACTCCGGCATATCCGTTCACTCAAACCGGGCGATTATGTTGTTCACGTCGATCACGGTATTGCCAAATACATAGGATTGGAAAAAGTTACATCCGGCGAACATACCGAAGAGTGCCTCAAGTTGATTTACCAAAACGGCGACAAGCTTTTCGTTCCGCTCGAGCACTTCATGCGTGTTCAGAAATTTTCGGGTGAGGAAGGCGCCGAACCGAAACTGAATAAACTTGGAACGGCCGATTGGGAAAAGCTTAAAGCCCGAACCAAAAAAACGATCAAAGATATCGCGCAGGATCTGATCAAATTATACGCGGAGCGTAAATCGAAAAAAGGATATGCTTTTACAACTGATTCAACGATTCAGTATGAATTGGAAGCGTCTTTTGAATTTGAGGATACGCCGGATCAAACGAAAGTAACGGCGGAAATCAAAAAAGACATGGAATCCGATACACCGATGGATCGGCTTGTTTGCGGAGACGTGGGTTACGGGAAAACGGAAGTTGCGCTTCGGGCGGCTTTCAAATCGGTGCAGGATAGCAAACAAGTGGCCTTGCTCGTTCCGACGACCATTTTGGCCGAACAGCATTTCGAAACTTTTTCAGAACGGATGAAAGAATTTCCAGTGAGAATTGACGTGTTGTCGCGATTTAAATCGACTAAACAACAAAAAGATGCATTGGAAAAACTTCAGCGCGGCGAAACGGATATTCTGATCGGTACTCACCGGCTTTTATCAAAAGATGTGGTTTTCAAAGATCTCGGTTTGCTGATTATTGATGAAGAACAGCGTTTTGGAGTCGTGCATAAAGAAAAATTAAAAAAACTACGTGCGACGGTTGATACATTGACACTTACGGCTACGCCGATTCCACGAACATTGAATTTTTCATTGATGGGCGCACGCGATTTATCGGTCATGAATACGCCGCCTCATGATCGGTTGCCGGTCAAAACAGAAATAACGGTATTTGATGAACGCCTGATTCATGATTCGATTCTGCAGGAAATTGATCGCGGCGGGCAAGTGTATTACGTTCATAACCGCGTTCAAAGCATCGAACGTGTCACTGATACCCTGAGACAAATTGTTCCGCGAGCGCGTTTTGCCATTGTTCACGGGCAAATGACACCGCATGCCATCGAAAATGTCGTACACGACTTCATGCATCGGAAATATGACGTTTTGGTTGCAACCACCATTATCGAAAACGGTATCGATATTCCCAATGTCAATACCATTATCATTGATCAGGCACATCAGTACGGTTTGGCACAATTATATCAATTACGTGGACGAGTAGGCCGCTCGACGCGCCAGGCGTACTGTTATCTATTGTCATTACCGTTTGGAATGCTGGCCAAAGATTCGTTAAAACGACTGCAGGCGATTGAAGAATTTACCGATCTTGGATCAGGATTTCTGATAGCCATGCGGGATCTCGAAATACGAGGAGCCGGCAATTTACTTGGTTCGGAGCAAAGCGGATTTATTAATTCCGTTGGATTTGAATTATATTGTCAACTTTTGGAAGAAGCGGTAGCCGAAGTAAAAACCGAGCACAATATTCCAGTCAAAGAGAGGCTGTTTGCAACGGCTCAACCTGTATTGCAGACGCATATCGAAGTTTATTGCGATACGTATATTCCTGAAGAATATGTCAATGTCCAATCCGAGCGCGTCCGTATTTATAAAGAATTGTCGGAAATCCGAAATATCGAAAGTCTGCAAGCCATTGAGAAAGAGTTGTCTG is part of the bacterium genome and harbors:
- the mfd gene encoding transcription-repair coupling factor, with the protein product MNMVLSFIEKILPTPHVQHFLQQLQSRKNLSVEGLWGSSDNVLSAIAVQHTWHSHNHIVLVTAEFEKYANVLDDLTELLKPSGDQERWPERKILCYPDDELLPYDIKEPSLSIVNLRQECLETLMAGEPAVIVTHTRALLKKIPKPEKLKSYHIELKTGSAFDFMYLTELLAGLGFEKQDVVDQVGTFAVRGGILDVYPFARENPIRIEFFGNDIESIREFDVMSQRSVGMLDEVNIYPKSEIGTETFDGSFFDYLDPKALIIEYEPDMVIAKNESYWEEIKKHYEKAREQNDSGVFLYEDVYWPPAELHRRQQSFQQIHHCRISKKIFECMTMASRTTETFNGHLKLLRERIIENRTGGWMTYILCNNSGQLERLDELLDTEQTASGVDYKVGIGELHEGFYFEASRIALYTDHQIFGRVKRHRPHRRFKSAQALRHIRSLKPGDYVVHVDHGIAKYIGLEKVTSGEHTEECLKLIYQNGDKLFVPLEHFMRVQKFSGEEGAEPKLNKLGTADWEKLKARTKKTIKDIAQDLIKLYAERKSKKGYAFTTDSTIQYELEASFEFEDTPDQTKVTAEIKKDMESDTPMDRLVCGDVGYGKTEVALRAAFKSVQDSKQVALLVPTTILAEQHFETFSERMKEFPVRIDVLSRFKSTKQQKDALEKLQRGETDILIGTHRLLSKDVVFKDLGLLIIDEEQRFGVVHKEKLKKLRATVDTLTLTATPIPRTLNFSLMGARDLSVMNTPPHDRLPVKTEITVFDERLIHDSILQEIDRGGQVYYVHNRVQSIERVTDTLRQIVPRARFAIVHGQMTPHAIENVVHDFMHRKYDVLVATTIIENGIDIPNVNTIIIDQAHQYGLAQLYQLRGRVGRSTRQAYCYLLSLPFGMLAKDSLKRLQAIEEFTDLGSGFLIAMRDLEIRGAGNLLGSEQSGFINSVGFELYCQLLEEAVAEVKTEHNIPVKERLFATAQPVLQTHIEVYCDTYIPEEYVNVQSERVRIYKELSEIRNIESLQAIEKELSDRFGAMPDEVKNLLMMLEIKWYASQFGFERVAIDENKYALTFDQRLITEKTESDRFRNKMNTVMNASNNFKLHQTEKTLTVNIGFPWYHIQKAKIISDDSSVGDLDRLIMVRDWVGSLEKQPESLLTEKNQ